A genomic region of Populus nigra chromosome 11, ddPopNigr1.1, whole genome shotgun sequence contains the following coding sequences:
- the LOC133668568 gene encoding isopentenyl-diphosphate Delta-isomerase I translates to MSLTSRVLFTPPTTIKLSPSLPPSSAFCPLKTPSLSSISPHPSFLRFTHITKSPSSLFARVFSSFNSTATTTPSTMGDAPDAGMDAVQRRLMFEDECILVDENDRVVGHDSKYNCHLWENILKGNALHRAFSVFLFNSKHELLLQQRSATKVTFPLVWTNTCCSHPLYRESELIDEDALGVRNAAQRKLFDELGIPAEDVPVDQFSPLGRILYKAPSDGKWGEHELDYLLFIVRDVSVNPNPDEVADIKYVNQDELKELLRKADAGEEGLKLSPWFRLVVDNFLFKWWDHVEKGTLEEAADMKAIHKLT, encoded by the exons ATGTCTCTGACCTCTCGCGTTCTATTTACTCCTCCCACCACCATTAAACTCTCCccttccctccctccctcttctGCCTTTTGTCCTCTCAAAACCCCTTCCCTCTCTTCCATTTCTCCCCATCCATCCTTCCTCCGCTTCACCCATATTACAAAGTCGCCGTCCTCTCTATTCGCGAGGGTCTTTTCGTCCTTCAACTCCACCGCCACCACCACCCCCTCAACCATGGGTGACGCTCCTGATGCTGGCATGGATGCTGTCCAGAGACGCCTTATGTTCGAGGACGA ATGCATTTTAGTGGATGAGAATGATCGGGTTGTTGGTCATGACTCCAAGTATAATT GTCATTTGTGGGAAAATATTTTGAAGGGAAATGCCTTGCACAGAGCTTTTAGTGTGTTTCTCTTCAACTCAAAACATGAGCTACTCCTTCAG CAACGCTCTGCGACAAAGGTAACATTTCCCCTGGTGTGGACTAACACTTGCTGCAGCCATCCTTTATATCGTGAATCTGAGCTTATAGATGAGGATGCCCTTG GGGTGAGGAATGCTGCACAGAGGAAGCTTTTCGATGAGCTTGGTATTCCTGCTGAAGATGTGCCAGTTGATCAGTTCAGTCCGCTGGGGCGTATATTGTACAAGGCACCTTCTGATGGAAAGTGGGGGGAGCATGAAC TTGATTACCTGCTCTTCATTGTTCGTGATGTTAGCGTAAATCCAAACCCTGATGAGGTAGCTGACATCAAGTATGTTAACCAGGATGAGTTGAAGGAGCTTCTGAGAAAAGCAGATGCTGGCGAGGAAGGTTTGAAGTTGTCACCGTGGTTCAGACTAGTTGTGGACAACTTCCTGTTCAAGTGGTGGGACCATGTCGAGAAAGGAACTCTAGAGGAAGCAGCTGACATGAAAGCGATTCACAAGCTGACTTGA